The region TATGGCGGTGACGGCTACGACAAACAGCTAAAAGTGTTGGCCGATGGCGTCGATATCCTGGTGGGCACCACCGGTCGCCTCATCGACTATGCGAAACAAAATCACATCAACCTCGGCGCCATTCAGGTCGTGGTTCTGGATGAAGCGGATCGCATGTTCGATCTTGGCTTTATTAAAGATATCCGTTGGTTGTTCCGCCGCATGCCGCCGGCCACCCAGCGTCTGAGCATGTTGTTCTCGGCTACCCTCTCTTACCGCGTACGTGAACTGGCGTTTGAACATATGAATAACGCTGAATACGTGGAAGTGGAACCGGAGCAGAAAACCGGCCACCGCATCAAAGAAGAACTTTTCTACCCTTCGAATGAAGAGAAGATGCGTCTGCTGCAAACCTTGATCGAAGAAGAGTGGCCCGACCGCGCCATCATCTTCGCCAACACCAAACACCGCTGTGAAGATATCTGGGGCCATCTGGCCGCGGACGGTCACCGTGTAGGTCTGCTGACGGGCGATGTGGCACAGAAAAAACGTCTGCGTATTCTGGATGACTTCACCAAAGGTGATGTGGATATTCTGGTCGCGACCGACGTTGCGGCGCGAGGTCTGCACATTCCTGCCGTGACCCACGTGTTCAACTACGATCTGCCTGACGACCGTGAAGACTACGTGCATCGCATCGGTCGTACTGGCCGCGCGGGTGCCAGCGGACACTCCATCAGCCTGGCGTGCGAAGAATACGCACTCAACCTGCCAGCGATTGAAGAGTACATTGGTCACGGTATTCCGGTGAGTAAGTACAGCAGCGAAGCACTGATGAGTGAGCTGCCTCCGCCGAAACGTCTGCAGCGCAGCCGTTCTGGAAACGGCCCACGCCGTGGCGGGAACAACAGCAACCGTCGTAGCGGCGCGCCGCGCAATAACAACCGTAAACGTTCGAGTTAAGCACACCATGCTGAGCGCATCGTCACTTTATGCTGCGATTGATTTAGGCTCTAACAGCTTTCATATGTTGGTGGTGCGCGAAGTGTCCGGCAGTATTCAGACCATTGCGCGTATAAAGCGCAAGGTGCGTCTGGCTGCCGGTCTGGACAAAGCCAATCACCTCTCCGCCGAGGCGATGCAGCGTGGCTGGCAATGTCTGAAACTCTTCTCTGAACAGCTGCAAGATATTCCCCCCGAGCAAATCCGCGTGGTCGCCACGGCTACGCTGCGTATTGCTGAAAATGCCCAGGACTTCCTGACTCACGCCGAAGAGATCCTTGGCTGCCCGGTGAATGTCATCAGCGGCGAGGAAGAAGCACGCCTGATTTATCAAGGTGTTGCTCATACCACTGGGGGTTCCGATCAGCGCCTGGTGGTGGATATCGGCGGCGGCAGCACCGAGCTGGTCACCGGCGAGGGTTCGCACGCGACCACGTTGTTTAGTTTGTCGATGGGTTGCGTCACCTGGCTGGAACGCTACTTTGGCGATCGTCACCTGGCGAAAGAAAATTTCGAACAGGCTGAATTAGCGGCCCGCGACATGATTCGTCCGGTCGCGGCTGCACTGCGCGAAAAAGGCTGGCAGATCTGCGTCGGCGCTTCAGGCACCGTGCAGGCATTGCAGGAAATTATGGTTGCGCAGGGCATGGATGAACGCATCACCCTGAGCAAGCTGCAGCAGCTAAAACAGCGGGCGATTCAGTGCGGCAAGCTGGAAGAGCTGGAAATCGAAGGATTGACACTCGAGCGCGCGCTGGTGTTTCCCAGCGGCCTGTCGATTCTTATCGCTATCTTCCATGAACTTAGCATCGACAGCATGACGCTGGCCGGTGGCGCACTACGTGAGGGGTTGGTGTACGGCATGCTGCATCTGCCGATTGACCGCGACATTCGTAGCCGCACGTTGCAAAACGTCCAGCGCCGCTTCTCTATCGATGTGGAGCAGGCAAGCCGCGTGCGTCAGCTGGCTGAAAGCTTTTTCCGCCAGGTGAGCACGGCCTGGAAGCTGGATAACCGATGTCGCGATCTGCTACTGAGCGCCTGTTCGATTCACGAAATTGGCCTGAGCGTTGATTTCCGCCAGGCACCGCAGCACGCCGCTTACCTGATTCGCCATCTCGATCTTCCCGGCTTTACACCTGCACAGAAAAAAATGCTCGCCTGCCTGCTGCAGAATCAGAGTGGCAGTATCGATCTCGCTTTACTGACGCAGCAGAACGCTGTGCCACCACGTATGGCGGAACGCTTAAGCCGTTTACTGCGTCTGGCGCTAATCTTCTCTAGCCGACGTCGTGATGACACGCTGCCTGCGGTACGTTTACAGGCGGATGATGATGCGCTGCACCTGACACTCCCCGCAGGCTGGCTGGACGCGCATCCGCTGCGTGCCGAGTTGCTGGAGCAAGAGAGTCATTACCAGTCTTATGTGCACTGGTTGCTGACTATCTCTTGATCAAAGCTGCTGCGCTTGCTGATGCTGCGTTGAAAAGCTCCCGCCAAATGCTCATTTACGGCATGTAAACGCCGCTTTGCCGGGAACTTTTCGCCTTGCCTCCGCTACGCTCGCAACGGTTCTCGCCAGAGGCCTGGCCTGAACGAACGGCGGGGGATTTACCCCTTCTTCGCATTCTCCAGCATCGCACGTAAACCCGCGACGC is a window of Pantoea rwandensis DNA encoding:
- the rhlB gene encoding ATP-dependent RNA helicase RhlB; translated protein: MSKTHLTEQKFSDFALHPQVVEALDTKGFSNCTPIQALALPFALSGRDVAGQAQTGTGKTMAFLTSTFHHLLSHPAAEGRQINQPRALIMAPTRELAVQIHADAEPLSKVTGLKLGLAYGGDGYDKQLKVLADGVDILVGTTGRLIDYAKQNHINLGAIQVVVLDEADRMFDLGFIKDIRWLFRRMPPATQRLSMLFSATLSYRVRELAFEHMNNAEYVEVEPEQKTGHRIKEELFYPSNEEKMRLLQTLIEEEWPDRAIIFANTKHRCEDIWGHLAADGHRVGLLTGDVAQKKRLRILDDFTKGDVDILVATDVAARGLHIPAVTHVFNYDLPDDREDYVHRIGRTGRAGASGHSISLACEEYALNLPAIEEYIGHGIPVSKYSSEALMSELPPPKRLQRSRSGNGPRRGGNNSNRRSGAPRNNNRKRSS
- the gppA gene encoding guanosine-5'-triphosphate,3'-diphosphate diphosphatase; translated protein: MLSASSLYAAIDLGSNSFHMLVVREVSGSIQTIARIKRKVRLAAGLDKANHLSAEAMQRGWQCLKLFSEQLQDIPPEQIRVVATATLRIAENAQDFLTHAEEILGCPVNVISGEEEARLIYQGVAHTTGGSDQRLVVDIGGGSTELVTGEGSHATTLFSLSMGCVTWLERYFGDRHLAKENFEQAELAARDMIRPVAAALREKGWQICVGASGTVQALQEIMVAQGMDERITLSKLQQLKQRAIQCGKLEELEIEGLTLERALVFPSGLSILIAIFHELSIDSMTLAGGALREGLVYGMLHLPIDRDIRSRTLQNVQRRFSIDVEQASRVRQLAESFFRQVSTAWKLDNRCRDLLLSACSIHEIGLSVDFRQAPQHAAYLIRHLDLPGFTPAQKKMLACLLQNQSGSIDLALLTQQNAVPPRMAERLSRLLRLALIFSSRRRDDTLPAVRLQADDDALHLTLPAGWLDAHPLRAELLEQESHYQSYVHWLLTIS